A genomic stretch from Haemophilus parainfluenzae ATCC 33392 includes:
- the mutL gene encoding DNA mismatch repair endonuclease MutL — MAIKILSPQLANQIAAGEVVERPASVVKELVENSLDAGANKIHIDIENGGASLIRIRDNGSGIPKEELRLALARHATSKIADLDDLEAILSLGFRGEALASISSVSRLTLTSRTAEQNEAWQVYAQGREMETIIKPASHPVGTTVEVANLFFNTPARRKFLRTDKTEFAHIDEVIRRIALAKFNIAFTLTHNGKIVRQYRPAANEEQQLKRVATICGDDFVQHALRIDWKHDDLHLSGWVATPEFTRSQNDLSYCYINGRMVRDKVITHAIRQAYAEHLHTEQYPAFVLFIDLNPHDVDVNVHPTKHEVRFHQARLIHDFICQGVTNALNAIPQAELDLMPAMNEAREPSASYQPHYETKPNRAAAGQNIFASHYNQPREKQSENRPHFSNRSEFVPSYGYREQPTKIEQRLYGELVRPTEASQVLTTPVVEQQLPQTSNAGYLRALALIENKALLLQQNQQFYLMSLAKLQTLNYELTLQQGEISQQPLLIPIIFRLDEKQFEQWQKQKAYFQQSGFEFIENEAQLRLTLNKVPAILRTQNLQKCVVSLLAEHLENMPDFLTALCHTLEMKPIEVLADAVSLLSETERLLNKAHQEKFNTLLKPINWQPFLTDL; from the coding sequence ATGGCAATCAAAATTCTTTCTCCACAGCTGGCTAATCAAATTGCCGCAGGTGAAGTGGTCGAACGCCCTGCCTCTGTGGTGAAAGAATTGGTGGAAAACAGCCTTGATGCGGGTGCCAATAAAATTCATATTGATATTGAAAACGGCGGCGCCAGTCTGATTCGTATTCGAGATAATGGCAGTGGCATTCCTAAAGAGGAATTAAGACTCGCACTCGCTCGACACGCAACCAGTAAAATTGCCGATCTCGATGATCTAGAAGCCATTTTAAGTTTAGGTTTCCGCGGTGAAGCCCTTGCCAGTATCAGCTCGGTTTCTCGTCTCACGCTTACCTCTCGCACTGCAGAGCAAAATGAAGCGTGGCAAGTCTATGCACAAGGACGAGAGATGGAAACCATAATCAAACCTGCGTCTCATCCAGTCGGCACGACAGTTGAAGTGGCGAATCTCTTTTTTAACACGCCAGCTCGTCGTAAATTCTTACGCACCGATAAAACAGAATTTGCTCATATTGATGAAGTCATTCGCCGAATTGCTTTAGCAAAATTTAATATCGCTTTTACGCTCACTCATAACGGCAAAATTGTTCGACAATACCGCCCTGCGGCAAATGAAGAACAACAACTAAAACGCGTTGCTACCATTTGTGGCGATGATTTTGTTCAACATGCCTTACGTATTGATTGGAAACATGATGATCTGCATCTTTCTGGCTGGGTGGCGACACCTGAATTTACCCGTTCTCAGAATGATTTAAGCTATTGCTATATCAATGGACGAATGGTGCGTGATAAAGTGATCACCCACGCCATTCGTCAAGCTTATGCGGAGCATTTGCATACTGAGCAATACCCTGCATTTGTACTATTTATCGATCTCAATCCACATGATGTCGATGTCAACGTGCACCCAACAAAACACGAGGTACGTTTCCATCAAGCTCGTTTAATTCATGATTTTATCTGCCAAGGCGTAACAAATGCACTCAATGCCATTCCTCAAGCTGAATTGGATTTAATGCCAGCGATGAATGAGGCAAGAGAGCCTTCGGCTTCATATCAACCTCACTATGAAACAAAACCTAATCGTGCAGCGGCAGGGCAAAATATTTTCGCCTCGCATTATAATCAGCCTCGTGAAAAACAATCAGAAAATCGACCGCACTTTTCAAACCGTAGTGAGTTCGTTCCGTCGTATGGTTATCGTGAACAACCTACAAAGATCGAACAACGCTTATATGGGGAATTAGTACGTCCAACAGAAGCATCTCAAGTTTTAACAACACCTGTCGTTGAACAACAACTCCCACAGACAAGTAATGCAGGCTATTTACGTGCATTGGCATTAATTGAAAATAAAGCATTGCTTTTACAACAAAATCAGCAGTTTTATTTGATGTCATTAGCTAAATTGCAAACCTTAAATTATGAATTAACCTTACAACAAGGTGAAATTTCACAACAGCCGTTGCTCATTCCGATTATTTTTCGCTTAGATGAAAAACAATTTGAACAATGGCAAAAACAAAAAGCCTATTTTCAACAAAGTGGTTTTGAATTCATTGAGAATGAAGCCCAGCTACGCCTTACATTAAACAAAGTACCAGCTATTTTACGTACACAAAATTTACAAAAATGTGTGGTGAGCCTGCTTGCTGAACATCTAGAAAATATGCCTGATTTCCTGACCGCACTTTGTCATACGCTAGAGATGAAACCGATTGAGGTGTTAGCGGATGCAGTCAGCTTATTAAGTGAAACGGAACGCTTACTGAATAAAGCTCATCAAGAAAAATTTAATACATTACTGAAACCAATTAACTGGCAGCCTTTTTTAACTGATTTGTAA
- the glnE gene encoding bifunctional [glutamate--ammonia ligase]-adenylyl-L-tyrosine phosphorylase/[glutamate--ammonia-ligase] adenylyltransferase, translating into MALSLPLSTEKLIQLGEVLCQHFPAMNLDEITQQIERDAIDLKTPIGQINYAISLSDFLEKVLKKHPHFLAQWWQTPPQLSDCQHYASRLADQLSTIQNEEQLYKTLRNFRNQEMAKLSFCQSLNLATVEEIFIRLSQLAESLIIGARDWLYKQACEEMGTPCDENGNPQQLYILGMGKLGGFELNFSSDIDLIFTYPSQGETVGARRAVDNAKFFTRLGQRLINALDQFTPDGFVYRTDMRLRPFGDSGALALSFSAMEQYYQDQGRDWERYAMIKGRILGADAQDPYVKTLQQLLRPFVYRRYIDFSVIQALREMKGKIEREVRRRGLKDNIKLGAGGIREIEFIMQVFQLIRGGREIKLQQHELLKLLPEIRDLGLITPQQYHELRDAYIFLRRTENVLQAIDDQQTQLLPTDEENRLRLMVACREYTRLDENNQTTMKSYPIENWDDFYQILQAHQQKVRSVFDALIGEEKDERTDDNNQWIDFLESDLDDIEQMLVDNHIDDDAISDILDKFIQFKEGLARRVIGSRGREVLAHLLPNIFTQIFEQKNYRTLLPRILNIVDKIVSRTTYLELLLENPQAIEQLIELCAQSQMIAEQVARFPILLDELLNTEALRNPLPFTQYPDELKQYMLRLPQDDEEQFIDGLRQFKQSILLRVAAADILGVLPVMKVSDHLTYLAEAIIDAVVNFAWQQVSQRFGVPEHLVGKTEKGFLVIGYGKLGGIELGYKSDLDLVFLYQAVEGQTIGGKKSIDSNQFYLRLAQKIVSIFSMNTSAGILYDVDMRLRPSGDAGLLGCSLQAFENYQLNEAWTWEKQALVRSRAIFGETELKAEFEKIRCNVLSAQRDINQLKIEVREMREKMYEHLSHTKDGFFNIKTDRGGITDIEFIAQYLMLANAPTNPILTKWSDNVRIFDSMAEYHIISLAECEKLKSCYVTLRNKIHHLNLLGNPVIVDDSEFIEERAFVCSFWNKLFS; encoded by the coding sequence ATGGCGCTTTCACTTCCGCTTTCGACTGAAAAACTCATTCAACTTGGCGAAGTGCTTTGCCAACATTTCCCTGCAATGAATCTTGATGAAATAACCCAACAAATCGAGCGAGACGCAATAGATCTCAAGACACCAATTGGACAAATCAACTATGCCATTAGTCTGTCTGATTTCTTGGAAAAAGTCTTAAAAAAACACCCGCACTTTTTAGCTCAATGGTGGCAAACGCCTCCTCAACTTTCAGATTGTCAACATTACGCTAGCCGTTTAGCTGACCAACTCTCCACTATCCAAAACGAAGAACAGCTTTACAAAACGCTACGAAATTTTCGTAATCAAGAAATGGCAAAACTCAGTTTCTGCCAAAGTTTAAATCTTGCTACCGTAGAAGAAATTTTTATTCGTCTTTCTCAACTTGCTGAAAGTCTTATTATTGGTGCGAGAGATTGGCTGTATAAACAAGCTTGTGAAGAAATGGGCACACCTTGTGATGAAAATGGCAACCCTCAGCAACTCTATATTCTTGGCATGGGAAAATTAGGTGGTTTTGAGCTAAATTTTTCCTCTGATATTGATTTAATTTTTACCTATCCTTCGCAAGGTGAAACTGTTGGTGCAAGACGAGCCGTTGATAATGCCAAATTTTTTACCCGTTTAGGACAACGTCTGATCAATGCTTTAGATCAATTCACGCCAGATGGCTTTGTCTATCGTACAGATATGCGCCTTCGTCCTTTTGGCGACAGCGGTGCGCTTGCCTTAAGTTTTTCTGCGATGGAACAATATTACCAAGATCAAGGGCGAGACTGGGAACGCTATGCCATGATTAAGGGGCGTATTTTAGGCGCTGATGCGCAAGATCCCTATGTAAAAACCTTGCAGCAATTACTTCGCCCCTTTGTGTATCGACGCTATATTGATTTTAGTGTGATTCAAGCTTTACGTGAAATGAAAGGTAAAATTGAGCGTGAAGTGCGTCGTCGTGGCTTAAAAGACAATATTAAACTAGGCGCAGGCGGGATTCGAGAAATCGAATTTATTATGCAAGTTTTTCAACTGATTCGTGGTGGACGTGAGATTAAGCTCCAACAACATGAATTGCTTAAACTTCTGCCCGAAATACGCGATCTTGGTTTAATTACGCCTCAACAATATCATGAATTAAGAGACGCTTATATCTTCCTTCGTCGTACTGAAAACGTACTACAAGCTATTGATGATCAACAAACGCAACTTCTCCCAACTGATGAAGAAAATCGCCTTAGATTAATGGTCGCTTGTCGAGAATACACTCGCTTAGATGAGAACAATCAAACTACGATGAAATCTTATCCAATTGAAAACTGGGATGATTTCTATCAAATACTACAAGCACACCAACAAAAAGTGCGGTCAGTTTTTGATGCATTAATTGGTGAAGAAAAAGATGAACGTACCGATGACAATAATCAGTGGATTGATTTTTTAGAAAGTGATCTTGATGACATTGAACAAATGTTGGTTGATAATCACATTGATGATGACGCAATTTCCGATATCTTAGATAAATTTATTCAATTCAAAGAGGGGCTTGCGCGCCGTGTTATTGGCTCTAGAGGTCGAGAAGTTCTAGCTCACTTATTACCAAATATCTTCACTCAAATATTTGAACAAAAAAATTACCGCACTTTATTGCCACGCATCCTCAACATTGTCGATAAAATTGTGAGTAGAACGACGTATTTAGAATTACTCTTAGAAAATCCTCAAGCCATTGAGCAGCTTATTGAACTATGTGCGCAATCACAGATGATTGCCGAACAAGTCGCTCGTTTCCCTATTCTACTCGATGAATTATTAAATACTGAAGCGCTACGTAATCCATTGCCGTTCACACAATATCCTGATGAATTGAAGCAATATATGCTGCGATTACCGCAAGATGATGAAGAACAATTTATTGACGGTTTACGCCAATTCAAACAGTCTATTTTATTACGCGTTGCAGCGGCAGATATTCTTGGCGTACTGCCTGTTATGAAAGTGAGCGATCATCTCACTTATCTGGCTGAAGCAATCATTGATGCCGTTGTCAATTTTGCTTGGCAACAAGTCAGTCAACGATTTGGTGTACCTGAACATTTAGTAGGTAAAACAGAAAAAGGCTTTTTAGTCATTGGCTACGGTAAATTAGGCGGAATTGAACTCGGATATAAATCTGATTTGGATTTAGTCTTTTTATATCAAGCGGTTGAAGGCCAAACTATTGGAGGGAAAAAATCCATTGATAGCAATCAATTCTATTTAAGATTGGCTCAAAAAATTGTCAGTATTTTTAGTATGAATACGAGTGCAGGCATACTCTACGATGTTGATATGCGATTACGACCTTCAGGCGATGCGGGCTTACTAGGCTGTTCGCTTCAAGCATTTGAAAACTATCAACTCAATGAAGCATGGACTTGGGAAAAGCAAGCACTTGTCCGTAGCCGTGCTATTTTTGGTGAAACTGAATTAAAAGCAGAATTTGAAAAAATTCGCTGTAATGTACTTTCCGCTCAAAGAGATATTAATCAGCTAAAAATTGAAGTAAGAGAAATGCGTGAAAAAATGTACGAACATTTATCTCATACAAAAGACGGCTTTTTTAATATCAAAACCGATCGTGGCGGCATTACCGATATTGAATTTATCGCCCAGTATCTGATGCTCGCGAACGCTCCAACTAATCCAATATTAACCAAATGGTCTGATAACGTCCGTATCTTTGATTCAATGGCAGAATATCACATTATTTCTCTAGCAGAGTGTGAAAAGCTCAAATCCTGCTACGTGACACTGCGTAATAAAATTCATCACCTGAACTTATTAGGGAATCCTGTCATTGTTGATGATTCGGAATTTATAGAAGAAAGAGCATTTGTTTGTTCTTTCTGGAATAAGCTATTTTCTTAA
- the murI gene encoding glutamate racemase, with protein MNKSTVLFFDSGMGGLSVYREAKKLMPDNHYLYCFDNAGFPYSEKSEETIIQRTLDICKKINQDYPLDAIVIACNTASTVVLPPLREQFSIPIVGTVPAIKPAAEISQTKHIGLLATKGTVKRPYVNDLIHQFASHCVVERLGSTKLVEIAEHKIQGKSVDLIALKNELTPWASIENLDTICLGCTHFPLIKDEIQICLPQVKNFMDPGFAIAKRLQFLLDKLEVRSKSEMKNQVFCTQDVENKYQLEQALALWGFDGITVLK; from the coding sequence ATGAATAAATCAACGGTACTCTTCTTTGATTCTGGAATGGGGGGCTTAAGCGTTTATCGGGAAGCGAAAAAGCTCATGCCAGATAACCATTATTTGTATTGCTTTGACAATGCAGGCTTTCCTTATTCAGAAAAATCAGAAGAAACTATCATTCAGCGAACATTGGATATTTGTAAAAAGATTAATCAAGATTATCCACTTGATGCTATTGTGATTGCTTGTAATACCGCGAGTACTGTGGTGTTACCGCCTTTGCGTGAACAATTTTCTATTCCGATTGTAGGAACCGTACCCGCCATTAAGCCTGCAGCAGAAATCTCACAAACGAAACATATTGGGCTATTGGCAACAAAGGGTACAGTTAAACGCCCTTATGTTAATGATCTTATTCATCAGTTTGCCTCCCATTGTGTAGTTGAACGATTAGGCTCAACTAAACTGGTTGAAATCGCAGAGCATAAAATCCAAGGAAAATCGGTCGATTTGATTGCATTGAAAAATGAATTAACTCCTTGGGCCTCAATAGAGAATTTAGATACGATTTGTTTAGGCTGTACCCATTTCCCTTTAATTAAAGATGAAATTCAAATTTGCTTACCTCAAGTGAAGAATTTTATGGACCCTGGATTCGCGATTGCCAAACGGCTACAATTTTTACTTGATAAATTAGAAGTGCGATCAAAATCTGAGATGAAAAATCAGGTTTTTTGTACGCAAGATGTAGAGAATAAATACCAATTAGAACAAGCGTTGGCTCTCTGGGGATTTGATGGAATTACCGTTTTAAAATGA
- the tsaE gene encoding tRNA (adenosine(37)-N6)-threonylcarbamoyltransferase complex ATPase subunit type 1 TsaE, producing MTELTQYIPDEGTMLRFGKKLAEVLVKQPKDNAIVLYFNGDLGAGKTTLTRGMVQGLGYQGNVKSPTYTLVEEYSIAGKMIYHFDLYRLADPEELEFMGIRDYFSQNCICLIEWAEKGEGILPEADLLVNIDYYDDARNITLIAQNSVGEHILTQL from the coding sequence ATGACCGAATTAACCCAATACATTCCTGATGAAGGCACGATGCTCCGTTTTGGTAAAAAACTGGCAGAAGTGCTTGTAAAACAACCGAAAGATAATGCCATTGTGCTTTATTTTAATGGCGATCTTGGTGCAGGGAAAACCACCCTGACTCGTGGAATGGTGCAAGGTTTAGGCTACCAAGGCAATGTCAAAAGCCCTACTTATACGTTAGTGGAAGAATATAGCATTGCAGGGAAAATGATTTATCATTTCGATTTATATCGTCTTGCCGATCCTGAAGAATTGGAATTTATGGGCATTCGTGATTATTTCAGCCAAAATTGTATCTGCTTAATCGAATGGGCAGAAAAAGGTGAGGGCATCTTGCCTGAGGCTGATTTACTAGTAAATATTGATTATTACGACGATGCTCGCAACATTACGCTAATTGCTCAAAACTCAGTGGGTGAGCATATTTTGACACAACTATAA
- the recG gene encoding ATP-dependent DNA helicase RecG produces MSKQLLDAVPLTTLSGVGAAISDKLSRIGIHNLQDLLFHLPIRYEDRTRITPIADLRPEQYATIEGVVQTCEVAFGRRPILTVSLSDGTSKIMLRFFNFNAGMKNSFQIGTRVKAFGEIKRGRFMAEIHHPEYQIIRDNAPLVLEETLTPIYSTTEGLKQNSLRKLTDQALALLDKIQLTEILPNEFNPHPFSLKDAIRFLHRPPPDISLDILEKGQHPAQQRLIFEELLAHNLAMQKVRLGTQQFLALPLHYQTDLKQRFLASLPFQPTNAQNRVVADIEQDLAKDYPMMRLVQGDVGSGKTLVAALAALLAIDNGKQVALMAPTEILAEQHANNFRRWLEPFGIDVGWLAGKVKGKARQAELEKIKSGAVQMVVGTHALFQEEVEFADLALVIIDEQHRFGVHQRLMLREKGEKAGFYPHQLIMTATPIPRTLAMTVYADLDTSIIDELPPGRTPITTVVISEERRDEIVARVKNACINEKRQAYWVCTLIDESEVLEAQAAEAIWEDLTKALPMLKIGLVHGRMKPQEKQDIMAAFKNAELDLLVATTVIEVGVDVPNASLMIIENAERLGLSQLHQLRGRVGRGSTASFCVLMYKPPLGKVSQKRLQVLRDSQDGFVISEKDLEIRGPGEVLGTKQTGIAEFKVANLMRDRKMIPTVQHYAKALIVKYPDVAESLIRRWLNNREIYSNA; encoded by the coding sequence ATGAGCAAACAACTTCTTGATGCCGTTCCTTTAACTACTTTGTCTGGTGTGGGAGCGGCAATTTCCGATAAATTAAGCCGTATTGGAATTCATAATCTCCAAGACCTGCTTTTTCATTTACCTATCCGTTATGAAGATCGCACGAGAATTACGCCTATTGCCGATCTTCGCCCTGAACAATATGCCACCATTGAAGGTGTTGTCCAAACCTGTGAAGTTGCCTTTGGGCGCCGTCCTATTTTAACTGTAAGTCTTTCTGATGGAACGAGCAAAATTATGCTTCGTTTCTTCAATTTTAATGCAGGGATGAAAAATAGTTTTCAGATTGGTACGCGCGTTAAAGCGTTTGGTGAAATTAAACGCGGGCGCTTTATGGCGGAAATTCATCATCCTGAGTATCAAATTATACGGGATAATGCGCCATTAGTTTTAGAGGAAACGCTCACACCAATTTATTCCACAACGGAAGGTTTAAAACAAAATTCATTACGTAAGCTAACCGATCAAGCATTGGCTTTACTCGATAAAATCCAATTAACGGAAATTTTACCTAATGAATTTAATCCGCATCCTTTTAGCTTAAAGGATGCTATTCGATTTTTGCATCGTCCACCGCCAGATATCTCATTAGATATTTTGGAGAAAGGACAGCATCCGGCACAACAACGACTTATCTTTGAAGAGCTTCTTGCACATAATCTTGCGATGCAAAAAGTGCGGTTGGGTACGCAGCAGTTTTTAGCGTTGCCATTGCATTATCAAACTGATTTGAAACAACGTTTTCTTGCATCTTTGCCGTTTCAACCAACCAATGCCCAAAATAGAGTGGTGGCCGATATTGAACAGGATTTAGCAAAAGATTATCCGATGATGCGGCTTGTTCAAGGGGATGTAGGTTCGGGGAAAACATTAGTGGCAGCCTTAGCGGCCTTATTAGCGATTGATAATGGCAAACAAGTGGCTTTAATGGCGCCAACAGAGATTTTAGCGGAACAGCATGCAAATAATTTTCGACGTTGGTTAGAGCCTTTTGGTATTGACGTCGGCTGGTTAGCGGGTAAGGTGAAAGGGAAAGCTCGCCAAGCTGAATTGGAAAAAATTAAGTCTGGTGCGGTACAAATGGTGGTGGGTACACATGCTTTATTCCAAGAAGAAGTAGAATTTGCCGATTTAGCCTTGGTGATTATTGATGAACAACATCGTTTTGGTGTGCATCAACGTTTAATGCTGCGAGAAAAAGGCGAAAAAGCAGGATTTTATCCCCATCAACTGATTATGACAGCTACGCCAATCCCGAGAACATTAGCAATGACGGTTTATGCCGATCTCGATACGTCTATTATCGATGAATTGCCTCCAGGTAGAACGCCGATTACGACAGTTGTTATTTCTGAAGAACGCCGTGATGAAATCGTTGCTCGAGTCAAAAATGCCTGTATTAATGAAAAACGTCAGGCTTATTGGGTTTGTACCTTGATTGATGAGTCTGAAGTGCTAGAAGCGCAAGCAGCCGAGGCCATTTGGGAAGATTTAACGAAAGCGCTGCCGATGCTTAAAATTGGTCTTGTGCATGGGCGAATGAAACCGCAAGAAAAACAAGATATTATGGCTGCCTTTAAAAATGCAGAACTCGATTTGCTTGTGGCCACAACCGTAATCGAAGTGGGCGTAGATGTGCCGAATGCCAGTCTCATGATCATTGAAAATGCTGAGCGCTTAGGTTTATCACAACTCCATCAGTTACGTGGGCGAGTAGGGCGTGGCAGTACGGCTTCTTTTTGTGTCTTAATGTATAAACCGCCGTTGGGTAAAGTTTCGCAAAAACGTTTACAGGTATTGCGTGATAGTCAAGATGGCTTTGTGATTTCAGAGAAAGATTTAGAAATTCGCGGACCTGGTGAAGTGTTGGGCACTAAACAGACGGGTATCGCCGAATTTAAGGTGGCGAATTTAATGCGCGATCGTAAAATGATTCCAACTGTTCAACATTATGCTAAAGCATTAATAGTGAAATATCCTGATGTGGCAGAAAGTTTAATCCGCCGTTGGCTAAATAATCGAGAAATTTATTCGAATGCCTAA
- a CDS encoding N-acetylmuramoyl-L-alanine amidase, producing MKAKFSFLFGIFSLISTTVFAAPQWTIAIDPGHGGKDPGAIGKNLGIYEKNVTLSIARELKALLDKDPNFKGVLTRSSDYYISVPERSEIARKYKANFLVSIHADSSLNSDQRGASVWVLSNRRANDEMGQWLEDDEKRSELLGGAGKVLSNNNDKYLDQTVLDLQFGHSQHTGYELGNSILRRFARVTSLSRSTPQHASLGVLRSPDIPSVLVETGFLSNMEEEQKLNTIAYRRRIAYMIYEGLVAYRNGNLKAIAVPPSDEQDSKSTKSNDKNNEKSDRTSDVKDSGIRHKVKPGESIGSLANKYDVKVSEIIELNKLKRKELWLNETIKIPDNGKGKKTEEPIKKEEKNTEKADRTSDVKDSGVRHKVKPGESIGSLANKYDVKVSEIIELNKLKRQELWLNETIKIPDNGKGKKVEEKPKADDKAKADNKGKNSKIVEAEKAVSKKDKKQEKTESKKEPEKKGNDKKDTSSKENDKKDNSKKETPLYHTVKADQTLYAISREYNVPVNRLLKLNPTLKNGKVVTGQKIKLKEK from the coding sequence ATGAAAGCAAAATTTTCGTTTCTTTTTGGAATATTTTCTCTAATTTCTACCACCGTATTTGCCGCACCACAATGGACAATCGCCATTGATCCTGGTCATGGCGGTAAAGATCCCGGTGCAATCGGAAAAAACCTCGGCATTTATGAAAAGAATGTCACCCTTTCTATCGCTCGAGAATTAAAAGCCTTATTAGATAAAGATCCTAATTTCAAAGGTGTCTTAACACGCAGTAGCGATTACTACATTTCCGTGCCAGAACGTTCTGAAATCGCACGTAAATATAAAGCTAATTTTCTCGTATCTATCCACGCCGACTCCTCCCTGAATTCAGACCAACGTGGTGCATCAGTTTGGGTGCTATCCAATCGCCGTGCCAATGATGAAATGGGACAATGGTTAGAAGATGATGAAAAACGCTCTGAGCTTTTAGGTGGTGCAGGAAAAGTACTTTCCAATAACAATGACAAATATTTAGATCAAACCGTACTCGATCTACAATTTGGTCATAGCCAACATACAGGCTATGAACTTGGTAACAGCATTTTACGTCGCTTTGCTCGAGTCACATCCTTAAGCCGTAGTACCCCACAACATGCAAGCCTTGGCGTATTACGTTCACCCGATATTCCTTCAGTTCTGGTGGAAACGGGATTCCTTTCCAATATGGAAGAAGAACAGAAACTGAATACCATTGCTTATCGTCGTCGTATTGCTTATATGATTTACGAAGGTTTGGTTGCTTATCGTAATGGTAATTTAAAAGCAATTGCCGTTCCACCTAGTGATGAGCAAGACAGCAAATCTACAAAATCAAACGATAAAAACAATGAAAAATCTGACCGCACTTCTGATGTGAAAGACAGCGGTATTCGCCATAAAGTGAAACCAGGTGAAAGCATTGGTAGCCTAGCAAATAAATATGATGTCAAAGTCAGCGAAATCATTGAGTTAAATAAACTGAAACGCAAAGAACTTTGGTTAAATGAAACCATTAAGATTCCTGATAATGGCAAAGGCAAAAAAACGGAAGAACCGATCAAAAAAGAAGAGAAAAACACCGAAAAAGCTGACCGCACTTCCGATGTCAAAGACAGCGGTGTACGTCATAAAGTGAAACCAGGTGAAAGCATTGGTAGCTTGGCGAACAAATATGATGTGAAAGTCAGTGAAATTATTGAGTTAAATAAACTGAAACGTCAAGAGCTTTGGCTGAATGAAACCATTAAAATTCCTGATAACGGCAAAGGCAAAAAGGTAGAAGAAAAACCTAAAGCAGATGATAAAGCCAAAGCCGACAACAAAGGAAAAAATAGCAAGATTGTTGAAGCTGAAAAAGCCGTTTCTAAAAAAGATAAAAAACAAGAAAAAACCGAGAGTAAAAAAGAACCTGAGAAAAAAGGTAACGATAAAAAAGACACATCTTCAAAAGAGAATGACAAGAAAGATAATAGTAAGAAAGAAACTCCGCTTTACCATACAGTAAAAGCTGATCAAACTCTCTATGCTATCTCTCGTGAATACAATGTACCGGTTAATCGTCTTTTAAAACTGAACCCGACATTGAAAAATGGCAAAGTCGTGACTGGGCAAAAAATCAAACTTAAAGAAAAATAA
- the miaA gene encoding tRNA (adenosine(37)-N6)-dimethylallyltransferase MiaA — MTQQTDSKPTALFLMGPTASGKTDLAIQLRQSLPVEVISVDSALIYKGMDIGTAKPSKEELSLAPHRLIDILDPAESYSAMNFRDDALREMADITAQGKIPLLVGGTMLYYKALIEGLSPLPSADENLRLEIEEKAQKFGWPVLHQELQKIDPISAERINPNDSQRINRALEVFYLTGKSLTELTEQKGEELPYQFLQFAIAPEDRAVLHQRIEQRFHKMIELGFQEEAEKLYQREDLHPDLPSIRCVGYRQMWEYLRGDYDHEEMVFRGICATRQLAKRQITWLRGWKTPLNWLDSLQPQQAKEIVLRKIDEHFKG, encoded by the coding sequence ATGACACAACAAACTGACTCCAAACCAACCGCACTTTTTCTGATGGGGCCGACGGCCTCCGGAAAAACGGATCTTGCTATTCAATTACGTCAAAGCCTGCCCGTAGAAGTGATCAGTGTCGATTCTGCATTAATTTATAAAGGTATGGATATTGGTACAGCAAAGCCTTCTAAAGAAGAACTATCCCTTGCCCCTCACCGCTTAATCGATATTTTAGATCCCGCTGAAAGTTATTCTGCGATGAATTTTCGTGACGATGCGCTCAGAGAAATGGCCGATATTACCGCGCAAGGCAAAATTCCACTTTTGGTTGGCGGCACCATGTTGTATTACAAAGCATTGATTGAAGGACTTTCCCCCCTTCCATCTGCTGATGAAAATTTACGCTTAGAGATTGAAGAAAAAGCGCAGAAATTTGGCTGGCCAGTACTTCATCAAGAATTACAAAAAATTGATCCTATTTCGGCAGAACGTATTAATCCAAATGATTCACAGCGCATTAATCGTGCATTAGAAGTATTCTATTTAACGGGCAAATCATTAACGGAATTAACTGAACAAAAAGGTGAAGAATTGCCTTATCAATTTTTACAATTTGCTATTGCTCCAGAAGATCGTGCGGTGTTACATCAACGTATCGAACAACGTTTCCATAAAATGATCGAATTAGGTTTCCAAGAAGAAGCGGAAAAACTCTACCAACGAGAAGATCTCCATCCTGATTTGCCTTCTATCCGCTGTGTGGGCTATCGCCAAATGTGGGAATATTTACGTGGTGACTATGATCATGAAGAAATGGTCTTCCGGGGGATTTGTGCAACTCGACAATTAGCCAAACGACAAATCACTTGGCTGCGCGGCTGGAAAACACCATTAAATTGGCTAGATAGTCTGCAACCGCAACAGGCTAAAGAAATCGTACTACGCAAGATTGACGAACATTTTAAGGGGTAA